A single window of Vibrio campbellii CAIM 519 = NBRC 15631 = ATCC 25920 DNA harbors:
- a CDS encoding phage tail protein, with protein MNIPEINLRYWMGRGELAKLARALCNHWEHVKAAFEMPLQQHDPLTAPIALVNILAWQRGVEKLGQEPEELFRTRVAHAYGFARDAGSVSGWEDMFAKLGYPHIAQDERLVNVDWDVISLKIRDGDLTNVPKLVDTVVRQYGRTCRRYQYTSYVEMPLAARSKNIEAQYSASHVKTRINVSMLPNMLNVDCEYYQATVKG; from the coding sequence TTGAACATTCCTGAGATAAACCTTCGTTACTGGATGGGTAGAGGAGAGCTGGCGAAACTTGCAAGAGCCCTATGCAACCACTGGGAACATGTAAAAGCCGCATTTGAAATGCCACTGCAGCAACATGACCCTCTGACCGCACCGATTGCACTAGTCAATATTCTTGCTTGGCAACGTGGCGTAGAAAAGCTCGGCCAAGAACCCGAAGAACTGTTTCGAACCCGTGTAGCTCATGCCTATGGTTTTGCCCGTGATGCAGGCTCGGTATCCGGCTGGGAAGACATGTTTGCAAAGCTAGGTTATCCGCACATTGCTCAAGATGAAAGGTTAGTGAATGTCGATTGGGACGTGATCAGCCTAAAGATTCGAGATGGGGATTTAACCAATGTCCCGAAGTTAGTAGACACAGTCGTACGTCAATACGGGCGTACCTGTCGCCGTTATCAATACACCAGTTATGTCGAAATGCCGTTGGCCGCGCGAAGCAAGAACATTGAAGCGCAATATTCAGCGTCACACGTTAAGACACGGATAAACGTTAGCATGTTACCGAATATGCTCAATGTCGATTGTGAATATTACCAAGCCACAGTGAAGGGCTAA